A stretch of the Thalassotalea euphylliae genome encodes the following:
- a CDS encoding alkaline phosphatase: MHSRWILRSLIASALATSAQAAVLPDVQKSSSWYSNAEQVITNKLAQTTKDKAKNVILFVGDGMGISTLTAARILQGQLAGQSGEEGYLSFETFPYSAQVKTYNVDAQTPDSAGTMTAMISGVKTDVGVIGVDEDIERGNCATVKGNELVSAVELAEIRGLSTGVVSTARITHATPAATYAKSADRNWEDVSDMPESAVAGGCEDIASQLVNFEKNLEMRFPGIDVDGIEVAMGGGRRHFLPKDAAFNSADARSEVEGDRTDERDLTAEWQATYSSGTYVMDKAGFDAIDASTATKVLGLFNESHMQYEADRANDIAGEPSLSEMTSKAIDILDNNDKGYLLVVESGRIDHGHHAGNAYNALYDTVEFAKAVQAAADATDPEETLILVTADHSHVFTIAGYPKRGNPILGKVVSVGSDEPSLASDGMPYTTLGYTNGRGFADLGSETNADAIYGIDPNSGRKDISAVDTKAPGFHQETTIPLSSETHAGEDISLHAKGPGAHLAQGVVEQNVVFHLINQSLGLLND; encoded by the coding sequence ATGCATTCTCGATGGATTCTTCGCTCGCTAATTGCTTCGGCACTAGCAACGAGCGCACAGGCGGCAGTGCTACCAGATGTGCAAAAATCAAGTAGCTGGTACAGCAATGCCGAGCAAGTGATCACAAACAAGCTTGCGCAAACAACCAAAGACAAAGCCAAAAATGTCATTTTATTTGTCGGTGACGGTATGGGAATTTCTACCTTAACGGCAGCACGTATTTTACAAGGGCAATTGGCAGGGCAATCAGGCGAAGAAGGTTATTTGTCGTTTGAAACTTTCCCGTATTCTGCGCAGGTTAAAACTTACAACGTTGACGCGCAAACCCCTGATTCTGCGGGCACAATGACGGCAATGATTTCAGGTGTAAAAACCGATGTTGGGGTTATCGGTGTTGACGAAGATATCGAACGTGGCAATTGCGCAACCGTTAAGGGTAATGAGCTAGTCAGCGCAGTTGAGCTTGCAGAAATTCGTGGCCTATCGACAGGTGTTGTTTCTACTGCTCGTATTACGCATGCTACACCAGCCGCTACCTATGCCAAATCGGCTGATCGCAATTGGGAAGATGTATCAGACATGCCAGAGTCTGCTGTTGCTGGCGGGTGTGAAGATATCGCCTCTCAGCTCGTTAATTTTGAGAAGAATTTAGAAATGCGCTTTCCTGGTATTGATGTAGACGGTATTGAAGTTGCCATGGGCGGTGGCCGTCGTCACTTTCTACCTAAAGATGCGGCATTTAACAGTGCTGATGCACGCAGTGAGGTAGAAGGCGATCGCACCGACGAGCGTGATCTGACTGCCGAATGGCAAGCCACGTACAGCAGTGGCACTTACGTTATGGACAAAGCGGGTTTTGATGCAATTGACGCTTCAACCGCAACCAAAGTGCTGGGCTTGTTTAACGAATCACATATGCAATACGAAGCCGATCGCGCCAACGATATTGCCGGTGAGCCTTCATTGTCTGAAATGACCAGCAAAGCGATTGATATCTTAGACAATAATGACAAGGGTTACTTGTTAGTGGTTGAGTCTGGTCGCATAGATCACGGTCACCACGCAGGTAATGCTTATAACGCGCTTTACGATACTGTTGAGTTCGCCAAAGCTGTGCAAGCAGCTGCTGACGCGACAGACCCTGAAGAAACTTTGATTTTAGTAACAGCGGATCACAGCCATGTATTTACCATTGCCGGTTACCCTAAACGTGGTAATCCAATTTTAGGAAAAGTGGTTTCAGTAGGCAGCGACGAGCCAAGTTTAGCCTCTGACGGCATGCCCTACACCACACTTGGTTACACAAATGGTCGTGGTTTTGCTGATTTAGGCAGTGAAACAAATGCTGACGCTATTTACGGCATTGACCCAAATTCGGGCCGTAAAGATATTTCCGCGGTTGATACTAAGGCCCCAGGTTTTCACCAAGAAACCACTATTCCGTTAAGCTCTGAAACCCATGCTGGTGAAGATATTTCACTTCATGCTAAAGGTCCAGGCGCACATTTAGCCCAAGGTGTTGTTGAGCAAAATGTTGTGTTTCATTTAATTAATCAATCCCTTGGCTTACTGAACGACTAG
- a CDS encoding acyl-CoA thioesterase, whose translation MTTDNTPTSNTVEFRFLAEPTDVNFGGKVHGGMVMKWIDQASYACAAQWSKHYCVTVSANAIRFIRPILVGQLISIEARIVHTGKSSMHIYVVVRAGDPKTGKQAVTNRCFITFMAVDDTGYPTPVPAYTAISDEDKQLEKVAIQAKDFAKKLDNDFEEKLGWK comes from the coding sequence ATGACAACAGATAACACCCCCACAAGTAATACCGTAGAGTTTCGTTTTCTGGCTGAGCCAACCGATGTTAACTTTGGTGGCAAAGTACATGGCGGTATGGTGATGAAGTGGATAGATCAAGCTTCCTATGCATGTGCTGCTCAGTGGAGTAAACACTACTGTGTAACGGTATCGGCTAACGCGATACGCTTTATTCGACCAATTCTTGTCGGTCAATTAATTAGCATTGAAGCGCGAATTGTTCATACCGGAAAATCGAGTATGCATATTTATGTGGTTGTGCGCGCTGGCGACCCCAAAACAGGTAAACAAGCGGTTACCAACCGATGTTTCATTACTTTTATGGCGGTCGATGATACTGGCTATCCAACGCCAGTTCCTGCTTATACGGCGATAAGCGACGAAGATAAGCAGCTTGAAAAAGTGGCAATTCAAGCGAAAGACTTTGCTAAAAAGCTCGATAATGATTTTGAAGAGAAATTAGGGTGGAAATAA
- a CDS encoding PEP-CTERM sorting domain-containing protein — protein sequence MLKKQKLGLAFLSSVLIFSQQASASLIDGWGVYVNSQVVGDCGHSSCSVNSDFFPNIIAYDEEGGQHHSSGSVSGYSDFGESRAYANLDGFGFLPTLKVYASSEFGENSIARAFAVQHYTYQGSDDHNIDLNFNLHGVVSPSGVDVTNYLTASVAVLTGSSDRFLRWDPFDIEYLYEELGGNFEQAGIEQVGIEFGEQDVPGNLSFNIDNGQSFYVLTEISASTFAGTADGWNTLSLNFTDTSGLTAAFGGSLSNNQPAVAVPLPTTWVMLILGLGLIARRRT from the coding sequence ATGCTTAAAAAACAAAAACTAGGACTAGCCTTTCTCTCTTCTGTACTAATTTTCTCACAACAAGCCTCGGCTTCTTTAATTGATGGTTGGGGGGTGTATGTTAACTCGCAAGTTGTTGGAGACTGCGGTCATAGTAGCTGTAGTGTGAATAGTGACTTTTTTCCTAATATCATTGCCTACGATGAAGAAGGTGGTCAACACCACAGTTCAGGCTCAGTGAGCGGATACAGTGATTTTGGTGAGTCTAGAGCCTATGCAAATCTTGACGGCTTTGGCTTTTTGCCAACCTTAAAAGTCTACGCAAGTTCTGAGTTTGGTGAAAACAGTATTGCTCGAGCATTTGCTGTTCAGCATTACACCTACCAAGGAAGTGATGATCACAACATAGATTTAAATTTCAACTTGCATGGTGTTGTGTCACCTTCTGGAGTTGATGTTACTAATTATCTCACGGCTTCTGTCGCAGTACTAACCGGCTCAAGTGATCGATTTTTACGCTGGGACCCGTTTGATATTGAGTATCTATACGAAGAACTGGGTGGAAACTTTGAGCAAGCGGGCATTGAACAAGTTGGTATTGAGTTTGGTGAGCAGGATGTCCCCGGCAATCTGTCATTTAATATCGATAATGGCCAGTCATTTTATGTATTGACTGAAATTTCAGCGTCTACGTTTGCAGGTACTGCCGATGGTTGGAACACGCTGTCTCTTAATTTTACGGACACGAGTGGCTTAACTGCGGCCTTTGGTGGCAGCTTATCTAACAACCAGCCTGCGGTTGCGGTGCCATTACCGACAACTTGGGTAATGTTAATTTTAGGTTTAGGTTTAATTGCTCGTCGTCGCACATAA
- a CDS encoding S1 family peptidase, translating to MKVLITLLLIFSPLFSVFKLSAAEQAGTIFKQLAPSLYQIRLIDKASGEKSTIGSGFQITADGLIATNYHVISGHAQYPEKYHIQYLDHQGNKGELSLASVDVINDLALVKREVPAPMAFFSIADHAPTKGEKLYSLGNPHDLGMIVVPGTYNGLKKESFTDKIHFTGSVNSGMSGGPVVNKAEQVVGINVATSGNQIGFLVPHDKLAKLFKGYKSSPPETIEQQMAEQLIANQKAMVDTLLTSQWQPKMLGYGIIPTIDVPFIRCWGESNTDKQDALIQSVVANCAMDEDTFIDNNFFTGGIEMQFQYMETSKISDFKFYHLYQRQVARAVASNKATKDDVTEFACHHDIVMPASSKINNKSILCTRNYKKFPDLFDVLYLGLSVDRDTQALISHFTIAGVEKNMALAFTKQFMESVSWK from the coding sequence ATGAAGGTATTAATTACTCTGCTGTTAATCTTCAGCCCACTTTTCTCTGTGTTTAAGCTGTCTGCAGCTGAACAAGCGGGCACAATTTTTAAACAGTTAGCACCATCACTATACCAAATCCGGCTAATTGATAAGGCCAGTGGTGAAAAATCAACAATTGGCTCAGGTTTTCAAATTACCGCCGACGGATTAATCGCAACTAACTATCACGTTATTTCAGGCCATGCCCAGTACCCTGAGAAATATCACATTCAATATTTAGATCATCAAGGCAATAAAGGCGAGCTAAGCTTAGCCAGTGTTGATGTTATCAATGATCTGGCCTTGGTGAAGCGCGAAGTACCTGCGCCAATGGCATTTTTCTCGATTGCAGATCATGCGCCAACCAAAGGTGAAAAACTCTATTCGTTAGGTAACCCACATGATCTTGGAATGATTGTCGTTCCCGGTACCTACAACGGTCTAAAAAAAGAATCCTTTACTGACAAAATCCATTTTACGGGTTCAGTGAATTCCGGCATGAGTGGCGGCCCAGTGGTTAACAAAGCAGAGCAAGTCGTTGGTATAAATGTTGCCACTTCGGGTAATCAGATCGGGTTTTTAGTGCCTCATGACAAGCTAGCTAAGCTGTTTAAAGGCTATAAAAGCTCGCCTCCTGAAACCATAGAGCAACAAATGGCGGAGCAACTTATTGCCAATCAAAAAGCCATGGTCGATACCCTGTTGACCAGCCAGTGGCAGCCCAAAATGCTAGGCTACGGTATAATTCCAACCATAGATGTACCTTTTATCCGCTGTTGGGGTGAGTCGAATACCGATAAGCAAGATGCGCTTATTCAATCAGTTGTCGCCAATTGTGCAATGGATGAAGACACTTTTATCGATAACAACTTTTTTACTGGTGGCATCGAAATGCAGTTCCAATATATGGAAACCAGTAAAATTAGCGATTTTAAGTTTTATCATTTGTATCAGCGCCAAGTCGCACGTGCAGTTGCAAGTAACAAAGCGACGAAAGACGATGTTACCGAATTTGCCTGCCATCACGACATTGTGATGCCAGCATCTAGCAAAATTAACAACAAAAGTATTTTGTGCACACGCAACTATAAAAAGTTTCCCGACTTATTTGATGTACTTTATTTAGGTTTATCGGTTGACCGTGATACGCAAGCATTAATCAGTCACTTCACCATTGCAGGTGTCGAGAAAAACATGGCATTGGCCTTTACTAAGCAGTTTATGGAGTCAGTATCATGGAAATAA
- a CDS encoding FHA domain-containing protein encodes MEIIIEELSKGHKLISRQKYNNGSVKIGRAYNNDVIVSDPHVCPEHLSVNYNGEHWVVEDDNSLNGSFLGQSKQTAHGHIVKSGDVIALGNSQIRLLFPQHPVPESVPFSAFETLINLARNPLVIGLSILLFTLASGWLTYLDKGKEVNFTQLLVPAIGMALVFSIWPALVSLVSHLTKNDARVMHQIGTCFVFFLLLMLTDIVQALVSFNTSSNWPIAWLTYALPIGVAFTLFWLNCYIGFHMSERRRMAAAATLTLIFFGGGALVHFSRQPEFNPRPQYDATIMPPSYLYSSSSDVDSFLDDAEKLFEKTRQQSLTEK; translated from the coding sequence ATGGAAATAATTATCGAAGAGTTGAGCAAAGGCCATAAGCTTATCAGCCGCCAAAAGTATAATAATGGCTCGGTAAAAATTGGCCGAGCCTACAATAACGATGTTATTGTTAGCGACCCTCATGTTTGCCCTGAGCATTTGTCGGTTAATTACAACGGCGAGCACTGGGTAGTAGAGGATGACAATAGTCTTAACGGCTCTTTTTTAGGGCAAAGTAAACAGACAGCTCATGGTCACATTGTAAAATCAGGCGATGTGATTGCCCTTGGCAACAGCCAAATCCGCCTGCTATTTCCACAACATCCCGTGCCAGAAAGTGTGCCATTTAGCGCCTTTGAAACGTTAATCAATCTTGCCCGCAATCCTCTGGTCATAGGGTTAAGTATTTTGCTCTTTACGCTGGCCTCCGGTTGGTTAACTTACCTTGATAAAGGCAAAGAAGTTAACTTTACCCAGTTGCTTGTGCCTGCCATTGGGATGGCCTTGGTGTTTAGCATATGGCCAGCGCTCGTTTCCTTGGTATCGCATTTAACCAAGAACGACGCCAGAGTAATGCATCAAATCGGCACTTGTTTTGTGTTTTTCTTGCTACTGATGCTGACGGATATAGTGCAAGCCTTGGTTAGCTTTAATACTTCCAGCAATTGGCCTATCGCATGGCTCACCTATGCACTGCCAATTGGCGTTGCATTTACTCTATTTTGGCTAAACTGTTATATCGGCTTTCATATGAGCGAGCGTCGACGTATGGCTGCGGCAGCAACCTTAACCTTAATATTCTTCGGTGGTGGTGCTTTAGTTCATTTCAGCAGACAGCCAGAATTCAATCCTAGACCACAATACGACGCCACCATCATGCCACCGAGCTATTTATACTCGAGTAGCAGTGATGTTGATAGCTTCCTTGACGATGCTGAGAAATTATTTGAGAAAACACGTCAGCAATCGTTAACGGAAAAATAA
- the trpS gene encoding tryptophan--tRNA ligase: MSKPIVLSGCQPSGELTIGNYLGALKQWVNMQDDHECYYMLVDQHAITVRPDPAALRKATLDGLALYLACGVDPQKSTIFIQSHVPEHAQLSWVLNCYTQMGELNRMTQYKDKSQKSEANMNSGLFTYPVLMAADILLYNADRVPVGDDQKQHLELARDIATRFNNLYGDIFTVPDPHIPEFGARIMSLQDPLKKMSKSDDNANNFIGLLEDTKKITKKIKRAVTDSDEQARIYFDVAEKPGVSNLLSLLSCATGKTVESLVPDYEDKMYGHLKGDVAEAVVALLEPIQTRYNQYREDQAFLEQVMRDGAEKASAHASKVLTKVYDAIGFVAKP, translated from the coding sequence ATGAGTAAACCAATTGTATTGAGTGGCTGTCAGCCATCTGGCGAATTGACGATAGGAAACTACCTAGGCGCACTGAAGCAGTGGGTTAATATGCAAGACGATCACGAGTGTTATTACATGCTGGTTGATCAACATGCCATTACTGTTCGTCCAGATCCCGCAGCGCTTAGAAAAGCGACTTTAGATGGTTTAGCACTGTACCTTGCATGTGGTGTTGACCCACAAAAGAGCACCATCTTTATTCAGTCACACGTGCCAGAGCATGCACAGCTTAGCTGGGTACTTAACTGTTACACCCAGATGGGTGAGTTAAACCGCATGACGCAGTACAAAGATAAGTCGCAAAAGTCAGAAGCTAATATGAATTCTGGTTTGTTTACCTATCCGGTACTAATGGCGGCTGATATCTTACTTTACAACGCAGACCGTGTACCTGTGGGTGATGATCAAAAGCAGCACCTAGAATTGGCACGTGACATTGCAACGCGTTTTAATAATTTGTATGGCGATATCTTTACGGTACCAGATCCACATATTCCAGAATTTGGTGCGCGTATTATGAGCTTGCAAGATCCACTGAAGAAAATGTCAAAATCAGACGATAACGCGAACAACTTTATCGGTTTGCTAGAAGACACCAAAAAGATCACGAAAAAAATTAAGCGTGCGGTAACAGATTCTGATGAGCAAGCGCGTATTTACTTTGACGTGGCAGAAAAGCCAGGTGTGTCTAATTTATTGTCATTGCTATCATGTGCAACGGGTAAGACGGTTGAAAGCTTAGTGCCTGACTATGAAGATAAAATGTATGGTCATTTAAAAGGTGATGTTGCTGAAGCAGTAGTTGCCTTACTTGAACCAATTCAAACACGTTACAATCAGTACCGTGAAGACCAAGCATTTTTAGAGCAAGTGATGCGCGATGGCGCAGAAAAAGCTTCTGCTCATGCTAGCAAGGTGTTAACTAAGGTATACGACGCGATTGGCTTTGTTGCTAAGCCATAG
- the rpe gene encoding ribulose-phosphate 3-epimerase: MSSFLIAPSILSADFARLGDDVAHVLAAGADVVHFDVMDNHYVPNLTFGPMVCQSLRDYGITAPIDVHLMVKPVDSLVPEFAKAGADIITFHPEASDHVDRTLQLIKDHGCKAGLVLNPATPLNILDHVMHRLDVILLMSVNPGFGGQSFIPTTLDKLRAVKQRILASGRDIRLEIDGGVKVDNIAEIAEAGADMFVAGSAIFSQPDYRTVIEQMRAELASVNSK, from the coding sequence ATGTCTTCATTTTTAATTGCACCGTCTATTCTTTCAGCTGATTTTGCCAGACTTGGCGATGATGTCGCTCACGTGTTAGCAGCGGGAGCTGATGTGGTTCACTTTGATGTGATGGATAACCACTATGTCCCAAACTTAACCTTTGGTCCTATGGTATGCCAATCGTTGCGTGACTATGGTATTACCGCACCTATTGATGTGCACTTAATGGTTAAGCCTGTTGATAGTTTAGTGCCTGAGTTTGCGAAAGCAGGGGCTGATATTATTACCTTTCATCCAGAAGCAAGCGATCATGTTGATCGCACATTGCAGTTAATTAAAGATCATGGCTGTAAGGCTGGCTTAGTGCTAAACCCTGCAACGCCATTGAACATACTTGACCATGTGATGCATCGCCTTGACGTTATTTTACTCATGTCGGTAAATCCAGGCTTTGGTGGGCAATCATTTATTCCTACAACGCTGGATAAGTTGCGCGCAGTGAAACAGCGTATTTTAGCAAGCGGTCGTGATATTCGCTTAGAAATTGATGGCGGTGTTAAAGTGGATAACATCGCTGAAATTGCGGAAGCAGGCGCAGATATGTTTGTCGCTGGTTCAGCAATATTTTCACAACCCGATTACCGCACGGTGATTGAACAAATGCGCGCTGAACTAGCATCGGTAAACAGCAAATAA